A section of the Castanea sativa cultivar Marrone di Chiusa Pesio chromosome 12, ASM4071231v1 genome encodes:
- the LOC142619314 gene encoding rRNA 2'-O-methyltransferase fibrillarin 1-like has protein sequence MGFPRGRSGGFRGGRGDGGGRGGRGGRGGGGGRFGDRGSAMKVRGGGRGGRGFGGGGGGGRGRGGGRGGGMRGGNKVVVEPHRHGGVFIAKGKEDAIVTKNLVPGEAVYNEKRISIQNEDGTKVEYRVWNPFRSKLAAAILGGVDEIWIKPGARVLYLGAASGTTVSHVSDIVGPTGVVYAVEFSHRSGRDLVNMAKKRTNVIPIIEDARHPSKYRMLVGMVDVIFSDVAQPDQARILALNASYFLKAEGHFVISIKANCIDSTQPAEAVFQSEVNKLKQDQFRPSEQVTLEPYERDHACVVGGYRVAKKSKSAS, from the exons ATGGGTTTTCCTCGTGGCCGTAGCGGTGGATTCAGGGGAGGCAGAGGTGATGGAGGAGGTAGAGGAGGCAGAGGAGGCagaggaggtggaggtggaaGATTCGGTGACAGAGGAAGTGCCATGAAAGTGCGCGGCGGCGGACGTGGTGGCCGaggttttggtggtggtggtggtggtggaagaGGCCGAGGTGGTGGTAGAGGTGGTGGAATGAGAGGTGGAAATAAGGTGGTGGTTGAGCCTCATAGACATGGAGGCGTGTTCATTGCTAAGGGTAAAGAAGATGCTATTGTTACTAAGAATTTGGTCCCTGGTGAAGCTGTCTACAACGAGAAAAGGATCTCTATCCAG AATGAAGATGGAACAAAAGTTGAATACAGGGTTTGGAATCCGTTTCGTTCAAAGTTGGCTGCTGCCATTCTTGGTGGGGTTGATGAAATATGGATT AAACCTGGTGCACGGGTGCTTTACCTTGGGGCTGCTTCTGGAACCACAGTCTCTCATGTGTCTGACATTGTTGGTCCT aCTGGAGTGGTTTATGCAGTGGAATTTTCTCATAGAAGTGGTAGAGACTTGGTTAACATGGCAAAGAAGCGTACTAATGTTATCCCAATCATTGAAGATGCTAGACATCCTTCCAAGTATCGAATGCTGGTTGGCATGGTGGATGTGATATTTTCTGATGTTGCTCAACCAGATCAG GCAAGGATTCTAGCTTTGAATGCATCATATTTTCTGAAAGCTGAAGGtcattttgtaatttcaatCAAG GCCAACTGCATTGATTCCACACAGCCTGCTGAGGCCGTATTTCAGAGTGAAGTGAATAAGCTAAAGCAGGATCAGTTCAGGCCATCTGAACAAGTTACTCTTGAACCTTATGAGCGTGATCATGCTTGTGTGGTTGGTGGCTACCGTGTtgccaaaaaatcaaaatcagcaTCCTAG